In Malus sylvestris chromosome 16, drMalSylv7.2, whole genome shotgun sequence, the following are encoded in one genomic region:
- the LOC126606537 gene encoding protein ALWAYS EARLY 3 isoform X1 — MPPTRKSKSVSKRFSYNNEASSKHGEHANTSGQKKRKLSDMLGPQWSKEELKHFYEAYRKYGKDWKKVAAVVRHRSVEMVEALYTMNKAYLSLPEGVASVIGLTAMMTDHYSLLGGSDSEQESIEGVVTPWKPQKHERVKFQTEVSKRFGHIPDSSQSPPMASSNDCLSLLNNRRSGIRPHAVKKRTPRVPVAYSSDKDDSRNYVSPARRGLKPSVDTKNDDVANEIALALTEASHRGDSPLVSWKSKRKAKGTPPTVRNGEMMGAESEMTTTRLRASEMDEGGHELSLGSTEADNEDFDRSKKYAVGTEGTDTLDFQRRGKRYSVKKQKVENKSNHFEDIKEAGSGTEEGQKRGTIKGKLETKVAKSARSFYKEQRNKSKYALIAEDESTPFDALQTLADLSLMMPETADTESSAHVREEDSYVANKSKTKGIHSIPGVEHNALKTSKPGKLKEGGHQSNTGLQKRKQLLPFKVYNDATQTDYRWSDNQRIEATVEVNKSMNKGKRSSHYITHPKQGKSVNPLQNASSSTDHEREENNSGLSTLGVPSANQANLPARDSIKLKLDRHKPSIEKESTEGILDEQPDKRVPSFRNREINIKERLSNCLSRYQVQRWCAFEWFYSAIDYPWFAKREFVEYLNHVGLGHVPRLTRVEWGVIRSSLGRPRRFSEQFLKEEKEKLNQYRESVRTHYAELNAGTREGLPTDLARPLSVGQHVIAFHPRTREIHNGIVLTVDHSRCRVQFDQPELGVEHIMDIDCMPLNPVENLPASFTKHNVNVNVNKYIENLKELKINERLKEGKTEGYKVASSDHVESTVPCYMQPSPHHINKSSKQTEGKSSNFVQAKGGPCETAAAQVANSQLSFPVQIQAKEADIRAIFELTRALDKKDAVVSELRHMNDEVVENHRDGDNFIRDSESFKKEYAAVLLQLSQVNDQVSSALCCLRQRNTYRGSPAVSLVKPMENISDPGGHSSPSGYSCHAQESAGHVFDIVESSRAKARKMVDAAMQAISSLRKEDNLDRMEEIIDFVSNRLSDDAGVLGPSTTPVDPVRVSQDQPTACTSKPMETSCSADPKSNNVSKRNEEKALTDLIVNCVAAFLMIQTCTARQFPPSEVAQVLDEAVTSLQPLCPQNLSVYGEIQKCMGIIRNQILALVPT, encoded by the exons GGAGGAAGTGACAGTGAACAAGAAAGCATTGAGGGTGTAGTAACTCCTTGGAAACCTCAAAAGCATGAAAGGGTAAAATTTCAGACTGAGGTCTCAAAAAGATTTGGACATATTCCAGATTCTTCACAATCCCCTCCAATGGCATCAAGTAACGACTGCTTGTCACTGTTGAACAATAGGCGCTCAG GAATTAGGCCTCATGCTGTTAAAAAAAGGACTCCTCGAGTCCCTGTAGCATATTCTAGTGATAAAGATGACAGTAGAAATTATGTTTCACCAGCCAGGCGAGGTTTAAAACCCAGTGTAGACACTAAAAATGATGATGTTGCTAATGAGATAGCATTGGCATTGACTGAGGCCTCACATAGAGGTGATTCTCCATTGGTTTCTTGGAAATCTAAGAGAAAAGCCAAAGGTACACCACCAACTGTTAGGAATGGTGAAATGATG GGTGCTGAATCGGAAATGACTACAACCAGGCTCCGTGCTAGTGAAATGGATGAGGGTGGACATGAATTGAGCTTAGGAAGCACAGAAGCTGACAATGAAGACTTTGACAGAAGTAAAAAGTATGCAGTGGGTACAGAAGGTACTGATACTCTGGACTTCCAACGGAGGGGGAAGAGATACTCTGTAAAGAAGCAAAAGGTTGAAAATAAAAGCAATCATTTTGAAGACATTAAAGAGGCCGGTAGCGGAACAGAGGAAGGACAGAAGCGAGGTACTATCAAGGGAAAACTTGAAACTAAAGTTGCAAAAAGTGCAAGATCCTTTTACAaggaacaaagaaacaaaagtaaaTATGCTCTGATTGCAGAAG ATGAAAGCACTCCCTTTGATGCACTACAAACTCTGGCAGATCTATCCTTGATGATGCCCGAAACTGCTGATACAG AGTCTTCTGCACATGTCAGGGAAGAAGATAGCTATGTTGCTAACAAGTCTAAAACAAAGGGGATTCACTCAATTCCTGGGGTTGAACACAATGCTTTGAAAACATCTAAACCGGGCAAACTTAAAGAGGGAGGTCACCAGTCTAACACCGGACTGCAAAAAAGAAAGCAATTGTTGCCATTTAAA GTATATAATGACGCAACTCAAACAGACTATCGTTGGAGCGACAATCAAAGGATTGAG GCTACAGTTGAGGTGAATAAGTCGATGAATAAAGGTAAACGGTCTTCTCATTATATTACACACCCAAAGCAAGGGAAATCGGTGAATCCTCTACAGAATGCATCTTCTTCTACTGATCATGAAAGGGAGGAGAATAATTCAGGATTATCAACTTTAGGAGTACCATCTGCAAACCAGGCCAACTTACCTGCAAGAGATAGTATTAAATTGAAGCTGGACAGGCACAAACCATCAATAGAGAAGGAGTCTACTGAGGGTATTTTAGATGAACAGCCTGATAAACGGGTTCCTTCATTTCGTAACAGAGAAATAAATATTAAG GAAAGACTTTCTAATTGCTTGTCTCGGTATCAAGTGCAAAGATGGTGTGCTTTTGAATGGTTTTATAGTGCAATTGATTACCCATGGTTTGCTAAAAGGGAGTTTGTGGAGTACTTGAATCATGTTGGATTAGGTCATGTTCCAAGATTAACTCGTGTTGAATGGGGTGTAATACGGAG TTCCCTTGGCAGACCACGGAGATTTTCTGAGCAGTTTCTGaaggaagaaaaggagaagCTTAATCAGTACCGAGAATCTGTTAGAACGCATTATGCTGAACTTAATGCTGGTACAAGGGAAGGGCTTCCAACTGACTTAGCTCGGCCTTTATCAGTAGGACAGCATGTCATTGCTTTTCATCCCAGGACTAGAGAGATTCACAACGGAATTGTACTAACCGTCGACCATAGTAGATGTCGTGTTCAGTTTGATCAGCCTGAACTAGGTGTTGAACATATTATG GATATTGATTGCATGCCTTTAAATCCAGTGGAGAATTTACCTGCTTCTTTCACAAAGCACAATGTCAATGTCAATGTCAACAAATATATTGAGAACCTAAAGGAGCTCAAGATTAATGAACGCCTTAAAGAAGGAAAGACTGAAGGGTATAAGGTTGCCTCTAGTGACCATGTGGAGAGCACTGTTCCCTGTTATATGCAGCCATCGCCTCATCATATCAACAAATCATCAAAGCAGACAGAG GGGAAATCATCAAATTTTGTACAAGCTAAAGGTGGGCCATGTGAAACTGCTGCTGCACAAGTGGCAAATTCTCAGCTTTCATTTCCTGTGCAGATCCAAGCAAAGGAAGCTGATATACGAGCTATATTTGAGTTGACTCGTGCACTTGACAAAAAG GATGCTGTGGTATCTGAGTTGAGGCACATGAATGATGAGGTGGTGGAAAACCATAGAGATGGAGACAACTTCATCAGGGATTCTGAGTCTTTTAAAAAGGAATATGCTGCAGTGCTCTTACAGTTGAGTCAAGTCAATGATCAG GTTTCTTCTGCTCTTTGTTGCTTAAGACAGCGCAACACATATAGAGGGAGTCCCGCAGTTAGCTTGGTGAAGCCCATGGAAAATATAAGCGACCCTGGTGGCCATTCAAGCCCTTCTGGTTATTCTTGTCATGCCCAAGAATCGGCAGGtcatgtgtttgatattgttgaaaGTTCAAGAGCAAAAGCCCGCAAAATGGTTGATGCAGCTATGCAG GCAATTTCATCATTGAGGAAGGAAGATAACCTTGATAGGATGGAGGAGATTATAGACTTTGTTAGTAATCGGCTTTCTGATGATGCTGGCGTGCTGGGACCTTCTACTACCCCTGTTGATCCAGTTCGGGTTTCTCAAGATCAGCCAACTGCCTGTACATCAAAACCAATGGAAACGAGTTGTTCAGCTGATCCTAAGTCAAATAACGTATCGAAGCGAAATGAAGAAAAAGCCCTTACAGACCTTATTGTAAATTGTGTAGCAGCGTTTTTGATGATTCAG ACATGTACAGCGCGACAGTTTCCACCGTCTGAAGTCGCCCAGGTATTAGACGAAGCCGTGACTAGTTTGCAGCCACTTTGTCCGCAGAACCTTTCGGTTTACGGAGAAATACAGAAGTGCATGGGCATTATTAGGAACCAGATACTGGCGTTGGTGCCTACATAG